The sequence ATCAAGTATCAAAAAACGCTCGAACTTTGCATCAAACCAATAAGTTACGAGCATGAAAGTAATAAGTATAGAATCGGAAGCCTATAAAAGTCTACTACAAAAAATTGACCGGATTCATTCTTTTGTACAAAAACAAGAAAAAGAAAATACTATCCTACAACAATCTGATCCATCAGAGGTTTGGCTGAGTGATCAAGATGCTGCTACCATATTACGGGTAAGTAGACGCACTATGCAGCGGTTACGCAGTAACGGAGAAATAACCTATTCAATCAGGGGAGGTAGAGTATGGTATCTGTTGGCAGAAGTGAAACGTCTATTACCGGGACTTGTGGTAAACAACAATAAGAAAGGAGGCAAACCATGAGCGAGAACGAAGGTATAAAAGATTTCATGCAAAAGTGGTTTGAGCAATTCATGGGACGCTTTGACCGATTGGATAAATTTATGGATATAATGAGCGGACGACATAACGTGCTAAACGGCGAACGTCTTTTGGATAATCAAGACTTGTGCCAAATGCTGAACGTAAGTAAACGGACATTGCAGCGTTACCGTTCGGCTGGCGAACTGACCTACATAACCATTCATCACAAGATATTTTATACAGAGAAAAACGTAGAGAAATTTATTCGTGATCATTTCAGAGATAACACTGATGAAGAAATGGTAGAAAAAGAATAAAAAACGACCGCAGAAATTCTACAGTCGTCTTCATTTAGAGTTTCATACCTCTTCTCTCTTCCTTTGGTGGAGAACTACCCACCGATGCAATCACGAACCTGTCTCCCATAACTTCTTTCACTCCCTGCAAAGTATTCGGCATAGGGCCACCTTGATTCACTGTCGATTCTGGACTATTCTGAGCTTGAACCTGATTCTTTTCAGAAACATTTTCTTGTCCCTCACTTTGCTCGATAGGCTTCAGTGACAACTCTATCCTACGCTCCAAAGCAGTGAGTTCCGTTTTCAAGTCTTTGAGGTCATTCTCTTTCGCCCAGATGCCTTCCACGACCTGTCTGAGAACGGGTACATCCTGCATCCGCTTATCGGTGTCCGTTTGATACTTCTCCAATAGTTTAGGCATACTGTCAAGTGC is a genomic window of Dysgonomonas mossii containing:
- a CDS encoding helix-turn-helix domain-containing protein → MKVISIESEAYKSLLQKIDRIHSFVQKQEKENTILQQSDPSEVWLSDQDAATILRVSRRTMQRLRSNGEITYSIRGGRVWYLLAEVKRLLPGLVVNNNKKGGKP
- a CDS encoding helix-turn-helix domain-containing protein — protein: MSENEGIKDFMQKWFEQFMGRFDRLDKFMDIMSGRHNVLNGERLLDNQDLCQMLNVSKRTLQRYRSAGELTYITIHHKIFYTEKNVEKFIRDHFRDNTDEEMVEKE